A region of Streptomyces deccanensis DNA encodes the following proteins:
- a CDS encoding ABC transporter permease, whose protein sequence is MTSTPTRPAALRPPAPHRHPGLVPAAPVRRVAAALSFRNIGAVYVWLVIAVLFSVWAPETFPTATTVKQVLNGNAVAGLVALSVVAPLAARVFDLSVAYTMSLTSVLTAYFLVSAGLGPSAAIALAMTAALLIGVVNGVVVVVLRVDSFIATLATGALIQSLITMVTNDSSITGVQLLAEPFASIAQLDAGGITLPVLYLLLAAVAIWFLLEHTATGRRLYATGFNADAARLQGVRTDRLRFLTLVTSALLSGAAGVVFASSVGSGSPTAGTPYLLSAYAAAFVGATQLRAGRFNAWGTVLAVLLLGTGVTGLGLATSAPWAASLFTGSVLIVALVLTGGRITLPAALRRRRGNTSGVTPDAPPEGATTSATSTSATSKENGE, encoded by the coding sequence ATGACATCCACCCCGACCCGGCCGGCGGCGCTCAGGCCGCCCGCGCCGCACCGGCACCCGGGGCTCGTCCCCGCCGCGCCGGTCCGGCGCGTGGCGGCCGCCCTGTCGTTCCGGAACATCGGCGCCGTGTACGTGTGGCTGGTCATCGCCGTGCTCTTCTCCGTCTGGGCACCGGAGACGTTCCCGACCGCCACCACGGTCAAGCAGGTGCTCAACGGCAACGCCGTGGCCGGGCTCGTGGCCCTCAGCGTCGTTGCGCCGCTGGCCGCCCGGGTCTTCGACCTCTCGGTCGCCTACACCATGTCGCTCACCAGCGTGCTGACCGCCTACTTCCTGGTCTCCGCCGGACTCGGCCCCTCCGCCGCGATCGCCCTGGCGATGACCGCCGCGCTGCTGATCGGGGTCGTCAACGGTGTCGTGGTCGTGGTGCTGCGCGTCGACTCGTTCATCGCCACCCTGGCGACCGGGGCGCTGATCCAGTCGCTGATCACCATGGTCACCAACGACAGCTCCATCACCGGCGTACAACTGCTGGCCGAGCCGTTCGCGAGCATCGCCCAGCTGGACGCGGGCGGCATCACGCTGCCGGTGCTGTATCTGCTGCTCGCCGCCGTGGCCATCTGGTTCCTGCTGGAACACACCGCCACCGGGCGCCGGTTGTACGCCACCGGCTTCAACGCCGACGCGGCCCGGCTGCAGGGAGTGCGCACCGACCGGCTGCGGTTCCTGACCCTGGTGACCTCCGCGCTGCTCTCCGGCGCGGCCGGAGTCGTCTTCGCGTCGTCGGTCGGATCGGGATCGCCGACCGCGGGCACCCCGTATCTGCTGTCGGCCTACGCGGCGGCCTTCGTCGGGGCGACGCAGTTGCGCGCCGGACGCTTCAACGCCTGGGGCACGGTGCTCGCGGTCCTGCTGCTCGGCACGGGCGTCACCGGCCTCGGACTCGCCACCAGCGCCCCCTGGGCCGCGAGCCTGTTCACCGGCTCGGTCCTCATCGTCGCGCTGGTCCTGACGGGTGGCCGGATCACCCTGCCGGCCGCCC